Proteins from a single region of Bombus vancouverensis nearcticus chromosome 5, iyBomVanc1_principal, whole genome shotgun sequence:
- the Mapmodulin gene encoding acidic leucine-rich nuclear phosphoprotein 32 mapmodulin isoform X2 has protein sequence MEKRIELEKRGRNPGEIKELVLDNCRSTHIVGLTDEFVALESLSLINVGLTSLKGFPKLSSLKKLELSDNRISGGLNLLQSSPKLTHLNLSGNKIKDLDTLQPLKEFKNLKNLDLFNNEVTNLDNYREKVFSLIPSLRCLDGFDTDDCEVDDSEGEDDEVNGNEDGDGDANEEDSEEVSDEEEFVFEEGDVGLEAVYKDGLEDESDEDDFLCDEEEEEEDDDNEDDEQDEEEESSPARGKKRKHEDVGDSGN, from the exons ATGGAGAAACGAATAGAGCTCGAAAAACGGGGAAGGAACCCCGGTGAA ATCAAAGAACTTGTTCTTGACAATTGTCGGAGCACGCATATAGTAGGTCTGACAGATGAATTTGTTGCATTAGAATCACTAAGCCTCATCAATGTGGGTCTTACCAGTCTAAAAGGCTTTCCAAAGTTGTCAAGTCTTAAAAAG cTGGAACTTAGTGACAACAGAATTTCTGGAGGTTTAAATCTTCTTCAGTCAAGTCCCAAGTTAACTCATCTCAATCTTAGTGGAAACAAGATCAAAGATCTCGATACACTTCAACCTTTA AAGgagtttaaaaatttaaaaaatttggatCTCTTTAATAATGAAGTGACAAATTTGGACAATTATAGAGAGAAAGTTTTTAGCCTTATTCCCAGCCTTCGATGTCTTGATGG attTGATACAGACGATTGTGAAGTAGATGATAGTGAAGGAGAGGATGATGAAGTAAATGGGAATGAAGATGGAGATGGAGATGCTAATGAAGAAGATAGTGAGGAAG TTTCAGATGAAGAAGAATTTGTCTTTGAGGAGGGTGATGTAGGATTAGAAGCTGTATACAAGGACGGTCTTGAA GATGAAAGTGATGAAGACGACTTTCTCTgtgacgaagaagaagaagaagaagatgatgaCAATGAAGATGATGAACAGGATGAAGAAGAAG AGTCATCTCCTGCTCGAGGTAAGAAGAGAAAACATGAAGATGTGGGAGACTCAGGAAACTAG
- the Mapmodulin gene encoding acidic leucine-rich nuclear phosphoprotein 32 mapmodulin isoform X1, giving the protein MSYGVLLITVQPSWTSPLCHQLTRIKELVLDNCRSTHIVGLTDEFVALESLSLINVGLTSLKGFPKLSSLKKLELSDNRISGGLNLLQSSPKLTHLNLSGNKIKDLDTLQPLKEFKNLKNLDLFNNEVTNLDNYREKVFSLIPSLRCLDGFDTDDCEVDDSEGEDDEVNGNEDGDGDANEEDSEEVSDEEEFVFEEGDVGLEAVYKDGLEDESDEDDFLCDEEEEEEDDDNEDDEQDEEEESSPARGKKRKHEDVGDSGN; this is encoded by the exons ATGTCTTATGGCGTATTACTGATCACTGTGCAGCCATCTTGGACGAGTCCACTCTGTCACCAACTGACACGC ATCAAAGAACTTGTTCTTGACAATTGTCGGAGCACGCATATAGTAGGTCTGACAGATGAATTTGTTGCATTAGAATCACTAAGCCTCATCAATGTGGGTCTTACCAGTCTAAAAGGCTTTCCAAAGTTGTCAAGTCTTAAAAAG cTGGAACTTAGTGACAACAGAATTTCTGGAGGTTTAAATCTTCTTCAGTCAAGTCCCAAGTTAACTCATCTCAATCTTAGTGGAAACAAGATCAAAGATCTCGATACACTTCAACCTTTA AAGgagtttaaaaatttaaaaaatttggatCTCTTTAATAATGAAGTGACAAATTTGGACAATTATAGAGAGAAAGTTTTTAGCCTTATTCCCAGCCTTCGATGTCTTGATGG attTGATACAGACGATTGTGAAGTAGATGATAGTGAAGGAGAGGATGATGAAGTAAATGGGAATGAAGATGGAGATGGAGATGCTAATGAAGAAGATAGTGAGGAAG TTTCAGATGAAGAAGAATTTGTCTTTGAGGAGGGTGATGTAGGATTAGAAGCTGTATACAAGGACGGTCTTGAA GATGAAAGTGATGAAGACGACTTTCTCTgtgacgaagaagaagaagaagaagatgatgaCAATGAAGATGATGAACAGGATGAAGAAGAAG AGTCATCTCCTGCTCGAGGTAAGAAGAGAAAACATGAAGATGTGGGAGACTCAGGAAACTAG